ACGACCCAACTATGATAGCGTCCCACGAGAAAGGTTTTAGGCAAACCAGCAAATAATGGCGTTTCAACGATTTGTGTGGTTTCAGTTGTTACACCATGGAAGACATCAGACAAATTCTTCAACTTTGCTCCGAATACCTCACCTATGGCTTGATGTCCTAAGCAAACACCCAAGATAGGTTTTACCCCAGCATAACGATGAATAACGTCCAATAGTAAGCCAGCTTCTGAAGGAACGCCAGGACCAGGACTTAAAACAATACGATCGTAGTTATTCAAGTCTTCAAGGGAGAACTGATTGTTGCGAACTACCGTTACATCAACTCCTAATTCCTTTATGAGATGAACAAGATTATAGGTGAAAGAATCGTAGTTATCAATGATAACACAATTTGTTTTCATTCGTGTATCAACCTTCTAATCAATAGACTTACTTTACTTTTTCAAGAAAGTCCTTTAG
The Prevotella melaninogenica DNA segment above includes these coding regions:
- a CDS encoding anthranilate synthase component II; translated protein: MKTNCVIIDNYDSFTYNLVHLIKELGVDVTVVRNNQFSLEDLNNYDRIVLSPGPGVPSEAGLLLDVIHRYAGVKPILGVCLGHQAIGEVFGAKLKNLSDVFHGVTTETTQIVETPLFAGLPKTFLVGRYHSWVVEKTNFPDCLEIIAESKERLIMALRHRTHNIYGIQFHPESVLTPDGKRIMANWLHI